The window ATGTAACCCTTTATACTGATTCTAAATATGTTTCAGACGCAGTTGAAAAAAAATGGGTGTTTGAGTGGGAAAGAAAGAACTTTAAGAAGAAAAAAAATCCTGATTTATGGAAACGATTCCTTAAAATATATACAAATCATAATGTTAAGTTTGTTTGGATAAAAGGACATAATAATAATATAGAAAATGAGATATGCGACAATCTCGCTGTTGAAGCTTCAAAAAAACAAAATTTATTAATTGATAAAGGATTTCAAAATAATAACGAAGATAAAACATTGTTTTAATAAG of the Bacteroidales bacterium genome contains:
- the rnhA gene encoding ribonuclease HI; this translates as MGKNVIIYTDGAARGNPGPGGYGIVMISEPHRKEISQGYEYTTNNRMELLAVIVALETLKQKNSNVTLYTDSKYVSDAVEKKWVFEWERKNFKKKKNPDLWKRFLKIYTNHNVKFVWIKGHNNNIENEICDNLAVEASKKQNLLIDKGFQNNNEDKTLF